The genome window AATCATTGGGATCTTGGCCACTGCTTTTCTTGTGGTGAGTTACTACACTCTAATATCCAAGTACTGTGGCCCCAGAGAGTCCGCACGCAGAGACCCAAATGAAGATCACTTGCAAGACAATCAGAACCACAATGACACTCTCCCCGAGCATGATTCAAACACGGGCCTCGACGAGGCTCTGATCAAATCCATTGCGGTCTTCAATTACAAGAAAGGAATTGGTGGTTCTGCTGGAGTCACCGATTGTTCAGTTTGCCTCAGCGAGTTTCAAGATGACGAAAGTGTTAGGCTCTTGCCAAAATGCAGCCACGTTTTCCATGCTCCTTGTATCGACACGTGGCTCAAGTCACACTCTAGCTGCCCCTTGTGTCGTGCTGGCATATTCACTTTCACTTCTTCTCAGGTTGAGGTGGAGGCCCCTTCAACAAACGAAACTTCTCCTGATAATGAAAGTGTAGAAAGTGGCAACGAGTTTGGCGTGGTGGTGcaagaagaagtagaagaaaacaTGCATCACACTAGAGCGTATCCAAAGCCTGCATTGCGCGCTTTTAGCGACTTGAGTAGCTTTCAGGGCAGGCACAGGGTGATTGAGATTAGAGACGATGGTAGGTCGGTGTCAATGGACCATTCGTTTCAAAATGCTCTTTCTGTTGCTCATGTATTGCAAATGAGTGAAGACGAAGATTCCACTGAAGCTGCAGGTCCTTCAAAGAGGTCGCACGGAGAGAGTAGCAAGTGCATATACAAATCAAGGGTGTTGCATTGTGTGCTGAGCCCAATTGCAATGAAGAGATCGTTTTCCAGTGGAAGATTCTCGGTTAGCAAAAGTGGCATAAGAAGGCATGGAAATGGATCTATACCCATCTGAGAATTTTGTTTGTGCTCGTAAGATAAGATTAACCAAATTTTTGTATCTTATAAATGTGATTAATCTGTTATATTAATCAGTGTGATAACAGTAATAACTGGGGCGTGCGGGTTGAGAGtgtcactctttttctttcGTCATACTTTGGATCCATAAATTAACAGATAACGTTTTTCATTAATGATCAAATGCCATGTTTTCCTTTTGCCTTGAATAGAGCAGTTCGTTTAGAATAAGAAGACATGCAGTTCTGCTCGACGCGGACCACGTCCTACGCGCTTCTCGTGTTTGGACTTGTGActgcttaatttatttatttttggttagaaatgcttaaataataatacatttGGTTATATAAGTAAGAAATAATAACCTAATTCATCAATACTAATAcatagttaaattaattattaattataattaatattatcataaatttaaattttattttaaaaagatacatTGATTAAAATGATAGTCAGATACATACAATAACCTATACccataagaaatattttttatactataagGAATACATTTTTTCAGCCATCAGAATGAGTTACATTGttaataattcattaaataCACCCATTTTTATCATATGATATATCGTTAATAGATTTTACATTTAATCAatgatataaaaagaaattagccATTAGTATATTTGAAATTAGTAATATGTTTCTTTATAATTctttcaacaaaaattaaaaaacttttagcaaaacaaatatgtttcttataattaggataaaaaaatataattatttgttttttaatgtttaggacttgagataatattatattattatctttgaattttaaaaattaaattacatattaaatatattacccTTAAGTTTGTCTTAATATAAATAGATTGGTTAGCCGTGacgaaaaattataaatgattatCTCACTGATATATTTTTAACGAGTCATCAACAACTTATTTTAAGTaactttattgttaattttaataatttgaaaag of Glycine soja cultivar W05 chromosome 1, ASM419377v2, whole genome shotgun sequence contains these proteins:
- the LOC114414481 gene encoding RING-H2 finger protein ATL51-like, with translation MAVVGNPRTWIPYMNSKDCSQGFCSLYCPQWCYIVYPPPPPFEYPDDDSSPNFSPLVIAIIGILATAFLVVSYYTLISKYCGPRESARRDPNEDHLQDNQNHNDTLPEHDSNTGLDEALIKSIAVFNYKKGIGGSAGVTDCSVCLSEFQDDESVRLLPKCSHVFHAPCIDTWLKSHSSCPLCRAGIFTFTSSQVEVEAPSTNETSPDNESVESGNEFGVVVQEEVEENMHHTRAYPKPALRAFSDLSSFQGRHRVIEIRDDGRSVSMDHSFQNALSVAHVLQMSEDEDSTEAAGPSKRSHGESSKCIYKSRVLHCVLSPIAMKRSFSSGRFSVSKSGIRRHGNGSIPI